In Candidatus Sedimenticola sp. (ex Thyasira tokunagai), the following proteins share a genomic window:
- a CDS encoding ABC transporter substrate-binding protein, whose protein sequence is MKLRKTFTALSVGALLTLSAGQTLANGSIKVGTFLAVTGPASFLGDPELKTLQMYIDNINAKGGIDGKQIELVHYDTKGKAKDAVNFVKRLIKKDKVDIIVGGSTSGSTLAVMPEVKKTGIPFISLAGSVKIIDPVQKWTFKMPHTDRMAANKIFADMKKRGITKVALISGSGGFGKSGRVQSLALAPNHGIKVVADEAYGAKDTDMTAQLTKIRSTDAEAILNFGFGSGPAIVTKNVRQLGIKLPLYQSHGVASKKFIGLAGEAAEGVRLPASALLVADKLPNSDPQRPVLLSYRNMFEPKHGAVSTFGGHAYDGLMIALEAIDRADSNDKAKVRDEIEKTSGFIGTGGIFTMSANDHLGLGLDAFRMLEIKNGDWVLVD, encoded by the coding sequence ATGAAACTACGCAAAACTTTTACCGCACTCTCTGTCGGCGCTCTTTTGACGTTGAGTGCAGGTCAGACCCTGGCCAACGGTTCGATTAAGGTCGGCACCTTTCTGGCGGTGACCGGTCCCGCCTCTTTTCTCGGTGATCCTGAACTAAAAACACTGCAGATGTACATCGACAACATCAATGCCAAGGGCGGCATTGACGGCAAGCAAATCGAGTTGGTGCACTACGACACCAAGGGCAAGGCGAAGGATGCCGTCAACTTTGTTAAGCGTCTGATCAAAAAAGATAAGGTAGATATCATCGTCGGCGGCTCCACCTCCGGCTCCACCCTGGCGGTAATGCCTGAAGTCAAAAAAACGGGCATTCCCTTCATCTCGCTCGCCGGCTCTGTAAAGATCATCGACCCGGTGCAAAAGTGGACATTTAAGATGCCCCATACCGATCGTATGGCGGCCAACAAGATTTTCGCGGATATGAAAAAGCGCGGCATCACAAAGGTGGCACTCATCAGCGGTAGTGGCGGCTTCGGTAAATCCGGCCGTGTACAATCTCTGGCCCTGGCACCGAATCATGGTATTAAGGTAGTCGCTGACGAGGCCTACGGTGCTAAAGACACCGACATGACCGCCCAGCTCACCAAAATCCGCAGCACCGATGCCGAAGCGATCCTTAACTTCGGCTTCGGCTCAGGCCCAGCCATCGTCACCAAGAATGTTCGTCAACTCGGTATCAAGCTGCCTCTCTACCAGTCTCACGGTGTCGCGTCCAAGAAGTTTATCGGTCTGGCAGGTGAAGCCGCAGAGGGTGTACGCCTCCCCGCCTCCGCCCTGCTGGTGGCCGACAAGCTACCAAACAGTGATCCCCAGCGCCCGGTACTGCTCAGCTATCGCAATATGTTCGAGCCCAAACATGGCGCTGTCTCCACCTTTGGTGGCCACGCCTATGATGGTCTGATGATCGCCCTGGAGGCGATTGATCGCGCCGATTCCAATGATAAAGCGAAAGTGCGCGACGAGATCGAGAAGACCAGTGGCTTCATCGGCACCGGTGGAATCTTCACTATGAGCGCCAATGACCACCTGGGTCTTGGTCTTGACGCCTTCCGCATGCTGGAGATCAAAAACGGCGACTGGGTGCTGGTGGACTGA
- a CDS encoding thiamine pyrophosphate-dependent enzyme: MSRAIFDNIQIKPKEYKSEVSPVWCPGCGDYGVLNATYRALSELGIHPKDFVSVSGIGCSSRLPYFVKGYKMHTLHGRAGAVATGTQLANPKLSVMVAGGDGDGFSIGGGHMPHMARKNVDMVYVLMDNGIYGLTKGQSSPTTRKEMPAYITPYGGVEEPLDPVMYMLTYGATYVAQAFAGNPKMCAALIKGAMEHKGFAYVNIFSQCPTFNKIDTAKYYRALVEDLPEDHDPTDMDQAIAVARRPNGKAPVGLIYKEDRYTLCDEMKRLVDLVGGSPDYDKQKIVDAHRP; this comes from the coding sequence ATGAGTAGAGCAATTTTCGACAACATTCAGATCAAGCCAAAGGAGTACAAATCTGAAGTATCTCCTGTTTGGTGTCCTGGTTGTGGTGACTACGGTGTACTCAACGCTACCTACCGCGCACTCTCTGAGCTGGGCATTCACCCAAAAGACTTCGTATCGGTCTCCGGTATCGGCTGCTCTTCACGTCTGCCTTACTTCGTTAAGGGTTACAAAATGCACACCCTGCACGGTCGTGCAGGTGCGGTAGCTACAGGTACTCAGCTGGCCAACCCTAAGCTGAGTGTTATGGTTGCCGGTGGTGACGGTGACGGCTTCTCGATCGGTGGCGGCCACATGCCACACATGGCGCGTAAGAACGTCGACATGGTCTACGTACTGATGGATAACGGTATCTACGGTCTGACCAAAGGTCAGTCTTCACCGACCACCCGTAAAGAGATGCCGGCCTACATCACCCCGTACGGTGGCGTTGAAGAGCCGCTCGATCCTGTCATGTACATGCTGACCTACGGCGCGACCTATGTTGCTCAGGCATTCGCTGGTAACCCGAAGATGTGTGCTGCGCTGATCAAAGGCGCGATGGAGCACAAAGGTTTCGCTTACGTGAACATCTTCTCTCAGTGCCCGACCTTCAACAAGATCGATACTGCCAAGTACTATCGTGCTCTGGTAGAAGATCTGCCGGAAGATCATGATCCTACCGACATGGATCAGGCGATCGCAGTTGCGCGCCGTCCAAACGGTAAAGCACCGGTTGGTCTGATTTACAAGGAAGATCGTTACACACTGTGTGACGAGATGAAGCGTCTTGTCGACCTTGTGGGTGGTTCACCAGACTACGATAAGCAGAAGATCGTTGACGCACATCGTCCCTAA
- a CDS encoding branched-chain amino acid ABC transporter permease has translation MFDQILQFILTGVTVGATYALVALGFAIIYNASDVVNFAQGEFVMMGAMSAVALSAGDGLPMPVALICAVLITVCVGMLLQRFAIAPARGASVVTTIIITIGASIFLRGVALLVWGKDIFGMPHFSGEMPIHIGEATLLPQNLWVMGGTAVMVLAVHFFFNHTTPGKAILACSCNRTAAHLVGINVGLMMLIAYGLSAFLGAMAGILVAPITFTSYDAGVMLGLKGFSAAILGGMGNPMGAVAGGLLLGLIESLAAGLISSGYKDAIGFIILLLVLFFRPSGLFGKASVERV, from the coding sequence ATGTTTGACCAGATTCTCCAATTTATCCTCACCGGGGTGACCGTCGGCGCCACCTACGCGCTGGTGGCCCTCGGCTTCGCCATCATCTACAACGCCTCGGATGTAGTGAACTTTGCTCAGGGCGAATTTGTCATGATGGGTGCAATGAGTGCCGTTGCCCTCTCTGCCGGTGACGGCTTGCCAATGCCTGTAGCCCTGATCTGTGCAGTCCTGATCACCGTCTGTGTCGGTATGCTGCTGCAGCGCTTTGCCATCGCACCGGCCCGGGGTGCCTCGGTGGTTACCACTATCATTATCACCATCGGCGCCTCCATCTTTCTGCGTGGTGTCGCACTATTGGTATGGGGAAAGGACATCTTCGGCATGCCCCACTTCTCCGGTGAGATGCCGATTCATATTGGTGAGGCGACGCTGTTGCCCCAGAACCTCTGGGTAATGGGTGGCACTGCGGTGATGGTGTTGGCTGTCCACTTCTTTTTCAACCATACCACTCCGGGCAAGGCTATTCTGGCCTGCTCCTGCAACCGCACCGCCGCCCATTTAGTAGGCATCAATGTCGGATTGATGATGCTGATCGCCTATGGTCTCTCAGCCTTTCTCGGCGCCATGGCCGGCATTCTGGTGGCGCCTATCACTTTCACATCCTATGACGCCGGCGTAATGCTTGGGCTCAAAGGTTTCTCCGCAGCCATTCTCGGCGGTATGGGTAATCCCATGGGAGCGGTAGCCGGTGGCCTGCTGCTGGGACTGATCGAGTCACTTGCCGCCGGGCTAATCTCCTCCGGCTATAAAGACGCCATCGGTTTCATTATTCTGCTGCTGGTGCTCTTTTTCCGCCCCAGCGGTCTGTTTGGTAAGGCATCGGTGGAACGGGTATGA
- a CDS encoding ABC transporter ATP-binding protein, with protein sequence MPSEPLLRVEKLSSHYGPIQALHEISLEVYEGELVAMVGANGAGKTTLLHTLSSVQKVSGGTIHFADRNITRLPSHKVVASGICHVPEGRQVFPPLSVEDNLRLGGYSQRKEKGWIEDELEKIYNLFPILKEKYRQAAGTLSGGQQQMLAMGRALLGRPRLLLLDEPSMGLAPLLVEEIFRVVRELNEKGVTILLVEQNARAALGIANRGYVLETGRVVLNAAADELLEDEAVQRAYLGY encoded by the coding sequence ATGCCGTCTGAGCCTCTACTCAGAGTAGAAAAACTCTCCTCCCACTACGGCCCGATCCAGGCGCTCCATGAGATCAGCCTGGAGGTTTATGAAGGTGAACTTGTCGCTATGGTGGGGGCCAATGGCGCCGGTAAAACCACCCTGCTGCATACCCTATCAAGCGTACAGAAGGTGAGTGGCGGCACAATCCACTTCGCCGACCGCAATATTACCCGACTCCCCTCCCACAAAGTGGTTGCATCAGGTATCTGCCACGTCCCGGAAGGACGCCAGGTGTTCCCGCCTCTGAGCGTGGAGGATAACCTCCGCCTCGGCGGCTATTCCCAACGCAAGGAGAAGGGGTGGATCGAGGATGAGCTGGAGAAGATCTACAACCTCTTCCCTATTCTCAAGGAGAAGTATCGCCAGGCCGCCGGTACCCTCTCAGGCGGCCAACAGCAGATGCTTGCCATGGGCAGAGCCCTGCTTGGCCGACCGAGACTACTTCTGCTCGACGAGCCTTCCATGGGATTAGCTCCACTGCTGGTGGAGGAGATCTTTCGGGTGGTGCGGGAACTGAATGAGAAAGGGGTCACCATCCTGCTGGTGGAACAGAATGCCCGTGCCGCCCTGGGTATCGCCAACCGCGGTTATGTTCTGGAGACAGGGCGAGTGGTGCTCAATGCAGCTGCCGATGAACTGCTGGAAGATGAGGCGGTGCAGCGTGCCTATCTGGGATATTAA
- a CDS encoding ABC transporter ATP-binding protein: MALLEVEELTKSFGGVTAIADLHFEVPESCVYSVIGPNGAGKTTLFNMLCGIYHPDEGSIRFEGEELIGRAPHGVAEVGISRTFQNLQMFFNMSVLDNVMVGCHLRTKGRIWNAALRLPAILREEQQAQEWARDALSFCQLDPYVDHQADALPYGVLKRLEIARALAAKPRLLLMDEPAAGLNDTETVEMRGLIRRISESGITVLLVEHNMGLVMQVSDHILVLDYGSRLAEGTPKEIQNNEKVIQAYLGGEVQYAV, from the coding sequence ATGGCGCTGCTTGAGGTCGAAGAGCTGACCAAATCCTTTGGTGGCGTCACCGCCATAGCTGACCTCCACTTTGAAGTCCCGGAAAGCTGTGTCTACTCGGTTATCGGTCCCAACGGCGCAGGTAAGACCACACTTTTCAATATGCTCTGCGGCATCTACCACCCAGACGAGGGAAGCATCCGCTTCGAAGGAGAGGAACTTATCGGCAGGGCGCCCCACGGGGTTGCAGAAGTCGGCATTTCACGCACCTTTCAAAACCTGCAGATGTTTTTCAACATGAGTGTGCTCGACAACGTCATGGTGGGTTGTCATCTACGTACCAAAGGACGTATCTGGAATGCAGCCTTGCGCCTGCCTGCAATATTGCGTGAGGAGCAGCAAGCACAAGAGTGGGCCCGTGACGCCCTCTCCTTCTGCCAACTTGATCCTTATGTTGATCACCAGGCGGATGCCCTCCCCTACGGTGTACTCAAACGATTGGAAATTGCCCGCGCTCTGGCGGCAAAGCCTAGGCTGTTGCTGATGGATGAGCCGGCAGCCGGGCTCAATGATACCGAAACCGTTGAGATGCGCGGGCTGATCCGCCGCATCAGCGAATCGGGAATTACCGTACTGCTGGTGGAGCACAATATGGGGCTGGTGATGCAGGTATCCGATCATATTCTGGTACTCGATTACGGTAGTCGTCTGGCCGAAGGCACCCCGAAAGAGATTCAGAATAATGAGAAGGTGATCCAGGCCTATCTGGGTGGTGAGGTGCAGTATGCCGTCTGA
- a CDS encoding (2Fe-2S) ferredoxin domain-containing protein, translating to MPRPEKHVFVCTQSRPPGHPRGSCSEKGAQDIMVAFSEQFEQKGLWGRFLLTSTGCIGACDEGPSVLVYPEGILYGKVTNEDVAAIIDEHLLDNKPVERLQASAEIW from the coding sequence ATGCCAAGACCAGAGAAACATGTTTTTGTCTGCACCCAGTCACGGCCACCAGGTCATCCACGTGGTTCATGCAGTGAAAAAGGAGCCCAAGACATAATGGTTGCATTTAGTGAGCAGTTTGAGCAGAAAGGACTGTGGGGCCGCTTTCTTCTCACCAGCACTGGATGCATAGGCGCCTGTGACGAGGGACCGAGCGTTCTCGTCTACCCGGAAGGCATACTCTACGGTAAAGTGACCAACGAGGATGTTGCCGCCATCATTGATGAACACCTGCTTGATAACAAGCCGGTTGAACGCCTGCAGGCGTCTGCCGAGATCTGGTAA
- a CDS encoding 2-oxoacid:acceptor oxidoreductase subunit alpha codes for MSEKRDLTIRVAGEGGEGVVSTGDFMTAACARAGLEVYTFKTFPAEVKGGYCMFQMRFSDEPVYNQGDSFDVFVAFNGEAYELNKHLLIPGTVLVWDGPGGDFEPEIPEGVISYAIPMTKTSKDLGSIRSKNMVALGAVSTLFSVNEETLVEVLTNKFKKKGEEVLDFALKSFEAGKALGLAHEKTDPYAVVEGKEGKDNIVVAGNEACGLGAILGGLEFFSAYPITPATEVAKYVSAHIPKTGGTLVQAEDEIASLAQVLGASYAGKRSMTSTSGPGLALMSELIGMATMSETPALIIDVQRGGPSTGLPTKHEQSDLFLAVHGGHGDAPRIVMSVEGVKDCIHMTAQALNIAEKYQSPVILCSDGSLAFSTQTVERPNPNDFEIVNRKRWDGQGEFKRYEFTDDMISPMCDPGVEGGEHVATGLEHTETGAPNFTPDWHERNTEKRFSKLKALVDDLGPQEVDGDRDEEADVGIIAWGSTIGVVRESVQRLRAEGVKVKGFYPKLMYPMPVKEYEEFASKCKQILVPEVNYQGQLAFFIRAETSLNPISYTICGGLPFTPAMVVDKVKEINS; via the coding sequence ATGTCGGAAAAGAGAGATCTTACTATCCGCGTCGCCGGCGAGGGGGGAGAAGGTGTTGTCTCCACCGGTGATTTCATGACAGCAGCTTGCGCGCGCGCCGGCCTGGAGGTCTACACCTTTAAAACCTTCCCCGCGGAGGTAAAAGGTGGTTACTGTATGTTCCAGATGCGTTTCAGTGATGAGCCTGTCTACAATCAGGGCGATAGCTTTGACGTATTCGTAGCCTTCAACGGTGAAGCTTACGAACTGAACAAACATCTGCTGATCCCGGGTACGGTTTTGGTATGGGACGGCCCAGGCGGTGATTTCGAACCTGAGATCCCAGAGGGTGTGATCTCCTATGCGATCCCAATGACTAAGACCTCTAAGGATCTGGGCTCAATCCGCTCAAAGAACATGGTTGCGTTGGGTGCGGTTTCTACCCTGTTCAGCGTCAACGAAGAGACCCTGGTCGAGGTTCTGACCAACAAGTTCAAGAAGAAGGGTGAAGAGGTTCTCGACTTCGCTCTGAAATCTTTCGAAGCGGGTAAGGCGCTGGGCCTGGCCCACGAGAAGACCGATCCATACGCCGTCGTTGAAGGCAAGGAAGGCAAAGACAACATCGTTGTTGCTGGTAACGAAGCCTGTGGCCTGGGTGCTATCCTGGGTGGTCTGGAGTTCTTCTCTGCTTACCCAATTACTCCTGCGACAGAGGTTGCCAAGTACGTCTCCGCGCACATTCCTAAGACTGGCGGTACTTTGGTCCAGGCTGAGGATGAGATCGCCTCATTGGCGCAGGTTCTGGGTGCGTCATACGCGGGTAAACGTTCAATGACCTCAACCTCCGGCCCTGGTCTGGCGCTGATGTCTGAGCTGATCGGCATGGCCACCATGTCAGAGACTCCTGCGTTGATCATCGATGTACAGCGTGGCGGCCCTTCAACCGGTCTGCCCACCAAACATGAGCAGTCTGACCTGTTCCTGGCGGTTCACGGCGGTCACGGCGACGCTCCACGTATAGTAATGTCAGTTGAGGGTGTTAAAGACTGTATCCACATGACGGCTCAGGCGCTGAACATCGCTGAGAAGTACCAGTCTCCTGTCATTCTCTGTTCTGACGGTTCACTGGCCTTCTCGACCCAGACTGTAGAGCGTCCAAACCCGAACGATTTTGAAATCGTCAACCGTAAGCGTTGGGACGGTCAGGGTGAATTCAAACGTTACGAGTTCACTGACGACATGATCTCTCCGATGTGTGATCCAGGTGTCGAGGGTGGTGAGCACGTTGCTACCGGTCTGGAGCACACCGAGACGGGTGCACCGAACTTTACCCCTGACTGGCATGAGCGCAACACTGAAAAGCGTTTTTCTAAGCTGAAGGCACTGGTCGATGACCTGGGTCCTCAGGAGGTTGACGGTGACAGAGATGAAGAAGCCGATGTCGGTATCATCGCCTGGGGTTCAACCATTGGTGTTGTGCGTGAATCGGTTCAGCGTCTGCGTGCAGAGGGTGTAAAGGTTAAGGGCTTCTATCCGAAGCTGATGTACCCGATGCCAGTCAAAGAGTACGAAGAGTTTGCATCGAAGTGTAAACAGATTCTGGTGCCAGAGGTTAACTACCAGGGTCAGCTCGCTTTCTTCATCCGTGCAGAGACTTCACTGAATCCAATTTCATACACAATCTGCGGTGGTCTGCCATTTACCCCGGCCATGGTTGTAGACAAGGTTAAGGAGATCAACTCATGA
- a CDS encoding aconitate hydratase produces MKPMNLTEKIFSEHLVGGGDLPAAGEVVTLKIDEAFTQDATGTMCMLQLEAMGVKRVKPLSVNFVDHSMMQSGFRNPDDHEYLRTVSKKLGIIFSPPGTGICHFLNVENFVKPGMTGIGADSHTVNAGGMAAIYFGAGGYDVALAMATGEYKLPMPEVVKVNLTGAPRDGVMAMDVILKMLSIVGVKGGKGKIFEYAGTGVASLALTERATITNMGAEMGASTSIFPSDERTQEYLESRGRGGDYQPMGADEDAEYADVIDIDLSALEPLIAIYPSPGNVEQVSDHAGTPINQVCVGSCTNSSFENIASFAEMLKGKRVVVDTLLYPGSRAVAMQLANSGYLTDLFHSGVRVMENGCGACIGQGGSPVSKGLSLRTFNRNFPKRSGTNDAEVHLVSPLVAAASALTGQITAPDRSIEFTQTDQVDDSDAFVMPIPQEEADSIEVIRGPNIMALPNFEALPAKLEGEVMLKLGDNISTDDIQPAGIYLPLRSNVKEYAMQATYNQIDTTFAERSVAHRDAGGHGILVGRENYGQGSSREHAALCPRWLGIRAVVVAQFARIHVANLVNFGIVPLTFTNIEDYDKVSQGDNVSIDVSNLEGDLFLEVDGEKLPLQAAFEPKDVDILKAGGALPFFKANYKG; encoded by the coding sequence ATGAAACCTATGAACTTGACGGAAAAGATCTTTAGTGAACACTTGGTCGGAGGCGGTGATCTGCCGGCGGCAGGTGAAGTGGTAACACTAAAGATTGATGAAGCCTTTACCCAGGACGCCACCGGCACCATGTGCATGCTGCAGTTAGAGGCGATGGGCGTGAAACGCGTCAAACCCCTCTCTGTCAATTTTGTTGACCACAGCATGATGCAGTCCGGTTTCCGTAACCCGGATGATCATGAGTACCTGCGAACCGTATCCAAGAAGCTCGGTATTATCTTCTCCCCTCCAGGCACTGGCATCTGTCACTTTCTGAACGTTGAAAACTTCGTAAAGCCCGGCATGACCGGTATCGGCGCAGACAGCCACACCGTGAACGCAGGCGGCATGGCTGCCATCTACTTCGGTGCCGGCGGCTACGACGTCGCACTGGCGATGGCCACGGGTGAGTACAAGCTGCCAATGCCGGAAGTGGTAAAAGTGAATCTCACCGGCGCACCACGTGATGGCGTCATGGCCATGGATGTCATCTTGAAGATGCTATCTATCGTCGGCGTCAAGGGCGGTAAAGGCAAGATTTTCGAGTATGCAGGTACCGGCGTAGCCAGCCTGGCGCTGACCGAGCGTGCCACCATCACCAATATGGGCGCCGAGATGGGTGCTTCTACTTCCATCTTCCCCAGCGACGAGCGCACCCAGGAGTACCTGGAGAGCCGTGGCCGCGGTGGTGACTACCAGCCAATGGGTGCCGATGAAGATGCAGAGTATGCAGATGTCATCGATATCGACCTCTCCGCACTGGAGCCGCTGATCGCCATCTACCCGTCACCAGGCAATGTCGAGCAGGTCTCAGACCACGCCGGCACACCGATCAACCAGGTCTGTGTCGGTAGTTGCACCAACAGCTCTTTCGAGAATATCGCCAGCTTTGCCGAAATGCTGAAGGGCAAACGTGTTGTTGTAGACACCCTGCTCTACCCCGGCTCACGTGCTGTTGCTATGCAACTGGCCAACTCCGGCTACCTCACCGACCTTTTCCACTCTGGCGTGCGCGTCATGGAGAACGGCTGCGGCGCCTGTATCGGCCAAGGTGGCTCCCCGGTGAGTAAAGGCCTCAGCCTACGCACCTTCAACCGTAACTTCCCCAAGCGCTCCGGCACCAACGACGCCGAAGTACACCTGGTAAGCCCGCTTGTAGCGGCTGCCAGCGCCCTCACCGGTCAGATCACCGCACCTGACAGAAGCATCGAATTCACCCAGACAGATCAGGTGGACGACAGCGATGCCTTCGTTATGCCAATTCCTCAAGAAGAAGCTGATAGCATCGAAGTCATTCGCGGCCCGAACATCATGGCACTGCCCAACTTCGAGGCTCTGCCTGCGAAGCTGGAGGGTGAGGTGATGCTCAAGCTGGGTGACAACATCAGTACCGATGACATTCAGCCCGCCGGTATCTACCTGCCACTGCGCTCCAACGTTAAAGAGTACGCAATGCAGGCCACCTACAACCAGATCGACACTACCTTCGCGGAACGCTCCGTTGCCCATCGCGACGCGGGTGGTCACGGCATACTGGTGGGACGTGAAAATTATGGTCAGGGCAGCTCCCGTGAGCATGCCGCACTTTGCCCCCGCTGGCTCGGCATCCGGGCGGTTGTGGTGGCCCAGTTTGCCCGTATTCATGTAGCGAACCTGGTCAACTTCGGTATCGTGCCACTGACATTCACCAACATCGAAGACTACGACAAGGTGAGCCAGGGTGACAACGTATCCATTGATGTTTCCAACCTGGAAGGGGATCTGTTCCTTGAGGTTGATGGTGAGAAGCTGCCGTTGCAGGCTGCTTTCGAGCCCAAGGATGTAGATATCCTGAAAGCCGGCGGTGCTCTGCCCTTCTTTAAAGCCAACTACAAAGGCTGA
- a CDS encoding peptidylprolyl isomerase produces MTIDVNKAVSLAYTLTDNEGTIIDQSTDGSFEYLHGASNIIPGLESALAGKKVGDKLGVAVEPADGYGERNEEMIQVVGRDMFNPEDEINPGMQFQAQSPDGHMMMVTVVEVTDESVTIDGNHPLAGVNLNFDVEVMGLRDATAEEIEHGHIHSPDGHDH; encoded by the coding sequence ATGACAATTGATGTAAACAAAGCGGTATCTCTGGCTTATACGCTGACCGACAATGAAGGCACTATTATTGACCAGTCTACAGATGGCTCTTTTGAGTATCTCCATGGCGCCAGCAATATCATTCCCGGTCTTGAGAGTGCTTTGGCGGGTAAAAAAGTAGGAGACAAGTTGGGTGTGGCTGTGGAGCCTGCAGATGGCTATGGTGAGCGCAACGAAGAGATGATCCAGGTTGTGGGGCGTGACATGTTCAATCCTGAGGATGAGATCAATCCAGGGATGCAGTTCCAGGCCCAGTCACCGGACGGCCATATGATGATGGTCACTGTTGTCGAAGTGACTGATGAGAGTGTCACCATTGATGGCAACCACCCTCTGGCTGGTGTAAATCTGAACTTTGATGTGGAAGTGATGGGTTTGCGCGATGCTACTGCGGAAGAGATTGAGCACGGCCATATTCATAGCCCGGATGGACACGATCACTAA
- a CDS encoding CBS and ACT domain-containing protein, with the protein MYVSQIMTSEVDSATEEMKLSHAAQIMRERDRRYLPVVDADNRLIGLFSHKHLANAEPSSITTLSVGEVNYLTSKVTVGQLMEKAPVTCRPETLVEVAGCLIREHKVGCLPVIDDGKMVGVVSETDILDFFLNITGCALEGTTRIAVLLEDKPRSLSRFLDEISNYNGTIATVVSPVTKDERNRRMLIVRYQAEDPAELDNHLKELGYEVVTEELPPTNG; encoded by the coding sequence ATGTACGTTTCACAGATCATGACGAGCGAAGTGGACAGCGCCACCGAGGAGATGAAGCTCTCCCATGCCGCCCAGATAATGCGGGAGAGAGATCGTCGCTATCTGCCGGTGGTTGATGCCGATAACCGGCTGATTGGACTCTTCAGCCATAAGCACTTGGCCAACGCTGAGCCCTCGTCCATCACTACCCTATCAGTGGGCGAGGTTAACTACCTCACTTCCAAGGTCACCGTGGGACAGTTGATGGAGAAAGCACCGGTGACCTGCAGACCGGAGACGCTGGTCGAGGTTGCAGGCTGCCTGATTCGTGAGCACAAGGTTGGCTGCCTGCCGGTCATTGATGACGGAAAGATGGTCGGTGTTGTCTCAGAGACCGATATCCTTGATTTCTTTCTCAATATCACCGGCTGCGCGCTCGAAGGAACCACCCGCATCGCCGTCCTTCTGGAGGATAAACCCCGTAGTCTGAGCCGCTTCCTTGACGAGATCAGCAACTATAACGGCACTATTGCCACCGTGGTCTCTCCGGTAACCAAGGATGAGCGTAACCGGCGCATGCTTATTGTCCGTTATCAGGCGGAAGATCCCGCCGAACTCGACAACCACCTCAAAGAACTCGGTTATGAAGTAGTGACCGAGGAGCTTCCCCCCACGAACGGCTGA
- a CDS encoding branched-chain amino acid ABC transporter permease, giving the protein MRRLSGFYSLAALIILLPLLFPDNYFVTVVAVTAGLNAILAVSLNLLMGYAGQISLGHAAFFGIGAYGSAILTTRYGWNPWPAIVAGAALTGFIAFIVARPILRLKGHYLAMATLGLGIIVNIVLVQAGELTGGPDGLGDIPMLTLFGWAVDSDLRWYMVIGTALLLAVWLALNIIDSRSGRALRALHGSEVAAEMMGINTTTTKTGVFVLAALIASVAGSLFAHQQAFISPDSFSFFFSIELVTMVVLGGMASTWGAVLGAIILTFLPELLVVFEDYEVMIFGAILMLMMIFLPQGLFPGLQALLRHRPKSRGKSATTDDGTEGNHGAA; this is encoded by the coding sequence ATGAGACGTCTGAGCGGCTTCTACTCTCTGGCGGCACTGATTATCCTGCTACCGCTTCTCTTTCCCGACAACTACTTTGTCACTGTGGTGGCGGTCACCGCCGGTCTCAATGCGATTCTCGCGGTGAGCCTCAACCTACTGATGGGATATGCCGGGCAGATCTCCCTTGGCCACGCCGCTTTTTTTGGCATCGGCGCCTACGGCTCGGCCATCCTCACCACTCGCTACGGCTGGAATCCCTGGCCGGCAATAGTCGCCGGGGCGGCACTGACCGGCTTTATCGCCTTTATCGTGGCACGGCCGATTCTGCGCCTCAAAGGACACTATCTGGCGATGGCTACACTCGGTCTCGGCATCATCGTTAATATCGTTCTGGTGCAGGCAGGAGAGCTCACCGGCGGCCCCGACGGCCTCGGCGATATTCCCATGCTCACTCTCTTCGGCTGGGCGGTAGACAGCGATCTGCGCTGGTATATGGTGATTGGCACAGCACTGCTACTGGCGGTCTGGCTGGCACTCAACATCATCGACTCCCGCAGCGGTCGTGCCCTGCGCGCCCTCCACGGTTCTGAAGTGGCAGCAGAGATGATGGGCATCAACACCACCACTACCAAGACCGGGGTATTCGTACTGGCAGCGCTGATCGCTTCTGTGGCCGGTAGCCTGTTCGCCCATCAGCAGGCTTTTATCAGCCCCGACTCTTTCAGCTTCTTTTTCTCAATTGAGCTGGTCACTATGGTGGTATTGGGCGGCATGGCTTCCACCTGGGGCGCCGTCCTTGGCGCCATTATCCTCACTTTTTTGCCGGAGTTGCTGGTGGTGTTTGAGGATTATGAGGTGATGATCTTTGGTGCCATCCTGATGCTGATGATGATCTTCCTACCTCAAGGACTCTTTCCCGGCCTACAGGCGTTGCTGCGCCATCGACCCAAAAGTAGAGGTAAATCCGCCACCACAGATGACGGCACGGAGGGTAATCATGGCGCTGCTTGA